In the genome of Oncorhynchus clarkii lewisi isolate Uvic-CL-2024 chromosome 4, UVic_Ocla_1.0, whole genome shotgun sequence, one region contains:
- the LOC139407124 gene encoding costars family protein ABRACL, translating to MNVQHEVSLLVGEIQRLGSKNADGQTCVKFGVLFNDDRCANIFEALVGTLRAAKRKKIIAFEGELLLQGVHDNVDITLLQE from the exons ATGAACGTCCAACATGAAGTATCTCTGCTTGTTGGAGAGATCCAACGGCTTGGCAGTAAAA ATGCAGATGGACAAACTTGTGTAAAATTTGGTGTCCTGTTCAATGACGATAGGTGCGCAAATATCTTTGAGGCTTTGGTTGGGACTCTGAGGGCTGCCAAGAGGAAGAAGATCATCGCATTTGAAGGGGAGCTGCTCCTGCAAGGTGTCCATGACAATGTTGACATCACACTCCTGCAAGAATGA